The nucleotide sequence TGCAGCCTTATTCAATTGATGAGGGCCAATCCATGAACAGTTAGGCCCGATTTTTTCCAGCTTCTCAGGATCGATTTCAACCATACATCCCCCGACAATGATTTTCTTATCTGGAAATTGTTTTTGCAGCTGCTGGATTTTATAGACAACCTTATTTTCAGTAGGCAACTTAACGTAACAAGTGTTTACAATGATTACATCCGCTTCATCGATACTGTCGACAATATCGATTTGGTTTTCCTCCAACACACCTGCAATAATCTGGGAATCCGCCTGATTGAAAGTGCATCCGTAAGTTTCAATAAATACCTTCATGTTTTTTCCTTTTATGTTTTTTGAAAATATCTTTAGTTAAATCATAGTCGTAATTATTAAATTTGACAGGTTTGGAATACACCCTCTTGATTACATTAGCTCTGGCAAATCCAGAAGTGAGTTTCCTGTCCTGAGTTTTAATGACATGAACTTTAACTATATGTTTATCAATTTTTACAATATCTCCAGGAGCTATTTCAAAATCCCTTTCCAAATCCACTTTATAGGAGTCAACTTCACCATGCAAATCTACAGAAAATCCGATACGTGCCGGAATTTCAATTGAAGAAGCCCAAATGGTATCAACATCTTCAAGTTTTGCCTTGTTTACTCTCTTGTCTTTAATTTCAATACTGGTTACTTCAACCTGACCCAATTCTGAAAGTAAAACATCACCTGTTTTCAGCTCATCACTTGGTGAGAGGTCAATTGTAGTTTTATGAGATTTATCCTGCTCGGAAATAATTAATCTGTAAGGCCTTGGTTTTTTTAAGGAAATGATGTCCTTAAAAACATGACCGCAATCTTCACATTTCAATAAATATTCTTCCATTAGCTTTTTCTTTGATGATTTCTGTTTCGAGTTTAAAATTTCTATTTCATCACTACCGCAAATTGGACAGTCCATTTTAATCCCTCTTAAACAATAATAATTATTCTTTTTCTTTTAAATGATGATTGACTAATCCGCCATCTTCTAAAATATTCAACATAAAATCTTTAAACGGTTCGAAAGTAGTTGATTGTCCATTAGTTTCATTTACTAAAGTTCCTTTGGATAAATCAATGGATATGATATCCCCATCTTCAGCATCAATATCAGAAACAATGACCGGCAATCCTATGTTAATTGCATTTCTATAAAAAATCCTTGCAAATGATTTGGCAACAATTGCCTCAACTCCTGCTGTTTTGATAGCTACAGGAGCCTGTTCTCTTGATGAACCGCATCCGAAATTTTCATCTGCAACAATAATGTCTCCCTGTTTGACGTTTTTTGTAAAATCCGGACGTTCACCTTCAAGAACATGGTCTGCCAAATCCTGTGGATTGAATGTTCTTAAATATCTTCCGGGAATAATTACATCGGTATCGATATTTTTCCCAAAAGTCCATGTTTTTCCTTTAATAAGTTCCATAAATATCACTGTAAAATTGATTAATAAAAAAACGAAGTGTTGGGAGCTAGTCCCAAACACAAAACTAGGTGATTTGATTTGATAATAATTTATTTTAAAGGTTGTGCAAATTTCTGTTCGATACTTTCACGGTACATTGAATTCATTGTACAAAATGGAATGATTCTTCCATCAGGAGTTGCATAATGAATAACACATTTTTTAACCCTGTCTTCGTCAAAGTTGAATGGGTCCATGAAGTGCATACAGGAAATAAGCATAGCATCTTTAGAAAAGTCTCCGAGAGCTGAATAATCCCTTTTAGCGAATACATTGAGTAAAATTTTAACAATGTCTAAATTTTTAGGAGTCCTGCTGGTGTGAACCATCTTGGTAAGGTTTTTGGTAAGGCCTGCAAGAACCCTTTTATGAGATCCGAATTTACCCTCTTTGAGTTTTTCGTTATATTCTTTTAATTTATCAAATAAATCATCAACATCAATAAAGTCGGTAATTGGAATTAATTTGTCTTTACC is from Methanobrevibacter sp. and encodes:
- the hacB gene encoding homoaconitase small subunit yields the protein MELIKGKTWTFGKNIDTDVIIPGRYLRTFNPQDLADHVLEGERPDFTKNVKQGDIIVADENFGCGSSREQAPVAIKTAGVEAIVAKSFARIFYRNAINIGLPVIVSDIDAEDGDIISIDLSKGTLVNETNGQSTTFEPFKDFMLNILEDGGLVNHHLKEKE
- a CDS encoding HVO_0476 family zinc finger protein, with the translated sequence MDCPICGSDEIEILNSKQKSSKKKLMEEYLLKCEDCGHVFKDIISLKKPRPYRLIISEQDKSHKTTIDLSPSDELKTGDVLLSELGQVEVTSIEIKDKRVNKAKLEDVDTIWASSIEIPARIGFSVDLHGEVDSYKVDLERDFEIAPGDIVKIDKHIVKVHVIKTQDRKLTSGFARANVIKRVYSKPVKFNNYDYDLTKDIFKKHKRKKHEGIY